In Fragaria vesca subsp. vesca linkage group LG1, FraVesHawaii_1.0, whole genome shotgun sequence, the sequence AATCAATTTGGTCCCATATCTTTTTTTTTAATAACATTGGTTCTTGTACTCTCAAATGACATCATCTAAGTCCAAAATTTGAATTTTAGTGCAAAAATGGGTGAGTTTGGTCCTTGAAAAATGACTTTTTTTCATCGTTAGCCCTATTTGTAGGTTAAAAAGTTCAAATGTACGTGGATCCCCATGTCAGTTTCAAATCAGCAAATAATATTATTTTTGAAGCCATATTAAAATTTTGGACTTAGTTGATGATGTTTGAGAGTACAAGGACCAACGTTATTAAAAAAAAGATATGAGACCAAACTGATTATTGACTTAAAGTACGAGGGGACAAATTAAATTTAATCCAAAAAAATTTAACAATTGACTGTCTTAATTCAAACCTAAACGATGATAGACATATATGGCTACTTCTCACACGATTCATATTTCCACGCCATATATAAGAGATGGCTACTTCTCACACGATCATTTATAATAGATAATTTTTATTCAACTTTATTTGACTCATGTAGTTTTTTCCATCCTTTTAAAAATGTAATTCGTTTATTTACTTACTTAATTTGAAGTTCATTGAGGAAATAAATACACCGAAAAAACTAAAACAACCAAAAACACGAGCAAACCGGTAATTCGAACTTATATGACACACATTTTATATGAGATTGATATTTGGTCATCGTCTCAAAATGTTCTTACATCATTTTGATTCTTGATGGTTCGAGTAGTGTTACATGAAAAACAGAAGGTTACGATACAAACATGTGATATGCTAGTCTTTTAGGTACGTTGTATATGAGGATGATTAATTAACTNNNNNNNNNNNNNNNNNNNNAAAACTAAAACAACCAAAAACACGAGCAGACCGGTAATTCGAACTTATATGACACACATTTTATATGAGATTGATATTTGGTCATCGTCTCAAAATGTTCTTACATCATTTTGATTCTTGATGGTTCGAGTAGTGTTACCTGAAAAACAGAAGGTTACGATACAAACATGTGATATACTAGTCTTTTAGGTACGTTGTATATCAGGATGATTAATTAACTTTAATTAAATTAATTTATTTTCCGAAATTGGGACGTCGCACCAATAATGAATCATCCTTCTACCATCAAAATAAATTACTGATTATATATACACTAATGAAAAATAATAAATAGATGATAATACCTAATCCTAATCCTTATCTCTTTCTCCAAAAAAAAAATCTTATTCCTTATAATAGCGAATTTTACATGTCTACCTTTTATGAGGGCATAAGAGATCCACAGTATTAAGACTGGGTAAATAGGTAAACTCCCTAGTGTTTACGTTTGGAAATTTGGATAGAATAACAAAAGAAAGATGAAAAGTTTGTATAGCTGAAAAGTGAAGCATCGCAAAGCTTCAGCCTTCAGGTAATCACAAATCTTTCCCAACAAACCTCAATCTAAGAACCATAATCTATATCTAAATATCTGATAATTAGAAGAGGAGGTTTAATCCTTTAGACTCGGAGGACGATTCATTATTGGTGCGAGGAATCGTTCGAGTTCCAGAAATTCCAGATTTCCTACCCTCTCCGATTTTCAGATTCTTCTTGATTTTTTCTCTGTTGCTTCCATTGCTTCTCCATAACCATGGCAGCCATCGGTTATCTCCGACAACCGCCGCACCCTAAAGGAAGGCCCGATTTTCGTTTTCTGAAGGTAATGAAGATACGGTGCCGGGCAAGACGGTGGTGGCGGAGGAGACCCATTCTCATTTTCGATCAGATTCAGCTCATATACAGAGAACCTCCTCCTCGATGGCGAGAGGTTGTTCTTCCAGATTTTCCAATTGCCGTGGAATATTTACCCTGGCCTTAAGTACTTTTACCATGTTGATTGATTTTTTTTGTCCCAAGTCACTTTAACGGTGTTAACCCTTGGTGTTAGTGTTGTGTGTTGAATGGATTAAATGAATGCTTCTGATTGGTTACTCATACATGATTTACACCTTGGTGCGTACAAGAACTTTCGTCATTTATAAAAGAATTAAATTCAGTTTACCCCCTTGTGGTTTGGGGGTGACTTCATGTTAGTCCCTACACTTTTATTTTCATCAGTTTACCCCTTGAACTCTTTAATTTCTGTCTGCCGTGCCCAAATTCTCATATTCCGCTTGAATTGACCTTTAATTATCAGCAGTTAAGGTTCGATTTGGACATATAAGGTCCGATTTGCCCAAATTCTAGATACTAGCCTCACAGTTATGGTTAAAATTATCAGTAGTTAACGTCCGATTTGGACAAAATATAGGACATTTGGTCACGCTTGAGGAAAATTCAAAAGTTTGATGGGTAAACTGATGAAATTGAAAATATAGAGATTAACATGAAGTTACTCCTAAACTTCATGGGGTAAACTGAATTTAATTCTATATAAAACATAGACCTGCTCCAACGGGGGCACAAAAAAATTTAATTAACAGATTTCAATATTTCACTAGGGGCAAGGGCCCCACTAGTCTTACATTTGCTCCGCGGCCTCCGCCATTATCAGTCCACATGCACTCTCCTTATTCCTTTTTCCTATTTTCTGTGAAATTATTAACATGGGTGGTGTGCTAACCCCTATGACCATTCTTAATTGTAATTTCCTGTAAGTGTGTTTTGGATTTAAAGTGGAAGTAGTCATCAGTGCATGTACTGTGTTGGTCTTTGTTTCAAATACTCCAAACCTATAAACAACAGCTTCCTTTTCCAGTTTACACTGTACCTAATTAACTTGATTGATACATATTATGATAGAATACAGAGCGAGGTTACGTGCATGACAGGCTTACCACCATGGTTAGTGTCTCATATGCTAAGTTGACAACTCTAGTATATACTACGTACCCTGATGGACCATCTCATCAAATCTTGCTTGCTATATATAATTATATCCCAAAGAAATAACGACTCATATATCAAAGTTCAATAATACCAATAATTGTAAAGTGAAACCAACTACAATAATGTTTATGTTTGATAGTACTCCTACGTCCAGTCCAACGCTCATTACGTCTTGTCATAAACTGTTTGGTCTTCTTGAATTTCATCGGGAAAAAAACAAAACATAACAAAACAAAAACTGTCTGATATTCACCAATTAGGCCGTAAAATACACAAGTAGATGATTTTTTTACACTTCAAAAGAACTAGCTAGATATTTATAATTATAATTAGTGGAGAATCATAAGTTTTTTTAGCTAAATTTTGTCCATGCATGGTTACTCAATATGGTGCTTTAATTTGTTGGTAGGTTTCTCAGTACCAGATTTTTTGTTTTTCCCAAACGTTTTCTAGGACAAAAGATTAATCCGTTGGGGCCGGACCAGTAAGACATTGGAGCCCTTTTTATGACATTTTTTATGTTGTCGTGGTTTGAACATAGGTCGGAGAACACGTCCAATTAGGCAAGATTAGTACTAAACTTAGTGCATAGCAATTTATGTTTACCGACAAAATCTTTTCTTGTCCATCTCCTAAAAAATGAGGAAAGTAGGATTAGCTAGGTGTGATATTCAGCATGGTCCATCTTGGTTTGGTTGACAAATCTTATTATCAATATCTAAGAATTACGAAGATAAGAAGGACTTTTTAAAATAATGTAATCTCATCTTGCTGCCCCAAAAACTCCAAAAATCATTTTCAATCATACCGTTTATTATGTTTTTCAATTATCAAAAATCTCTGTCAAGTAGCTGGTCCAGTATTTCACTACTCTTTTGTTCTGTTCTCTGGTAAACCAAAAGAAGCCCGCAGGAAGCTTAACGTGGATGCTACGTTCTAAGCTTTTCTCCTATATTTCTCTCTCACTTGGACCACGTTCTCCATTTTTTCTCATTTTTAGCACAACAAGAAAGAATTGGTACAAAGTGTTGCACAGCAGTAACAAGAAGACAGGGGCGGCATCGTGACAATCTCATCACATAGCCAAATCCAAGTCTCTTTCAAACACTACATGTATATGCTTCTTCCACAAAAAGATTCTAGACCAACTGGCATGGCACACAAACATGTAGCTCCATCACCTACTTCTTTATATATTAGTTTTCATGTCAAACCCACCACTGTAACTCAGTCCTATATAAACTCTCTCTGCAACTTTCTCTTCCTTCTCTGTGTTTGAGAATCCATTTCTCTGCTCAAATGGATCGGTTCAGTCTTGTTCTGGTATGGTCACTTTGCCTTTCTTTGTGCATGTTCTCTACTCCCACATCCGCGCAGTTGAAAACAAACTTCTACGCCAATATCTGCCCCAATGTGGAATCCATCGTCAAAAGTGCTGTCACTAAGAAGTTCCAGCAAACGTTTGTGACTGTTCCCGCCACAATTCGTCTCTTCTTCCACGATTGCTTTGTCCAGGTAACTCGAAATTCTGTCGAAACTAAAAGGATGCTGGCTTTTTTAAGGAATCAATCAAAACCTGAGCTTAATTTGTTGTACAGGGCTGTGATGCTTCAGTCATAGTTGCCTCAAGTGGAAGCAACAAAGCTGAGAAAGACCACCCTGATAATCTGTCACTGGCCGGAGATGGGTTCGATACTGTGATCAAAGCAAAAGCAGCCGTCGATGCAGTTGCACAGTGCAGAAACAAAGTCTCTTGTGCAGATATTCTTGCTTTAGCCACCAGAGACGCCATTGTTCTGGTAATCTCTTCACTTTTAACTCCTTTTAGTGATTATAGAGCATTAGCCAAATTTCAGATCCTCCCATCATGCTTGTGTTCCACTTGTCTGTGTTCCTACGTTTTTATTTTTGTTCTTTTGGGTCGTGGCATGCAATTAAAACTTCTAGTTTGTATACATTGTTGACTTATTCTCAAAGAATCTAAGCTTCGTATTAGATTGATGCTAATTACTATACTAATACAATTAATGCAGTCTGGGGGGCCTTCATATCCAGTTGAATTGGGAAGACTGGATGGACTGCGCTCAACTTCATCAAGTGTAAATGGAAAGCTTCCCCAGCCAACCTTCAATGTGGATCAGCTCACTTCCATGTTTAAAGCAAACGGGTTAGATCAGACGGACATGGTTGCTCTTTCAGGTACATCAGTTCATTCACCATTTCTGGGGGTAACTTTATGATGTGAAGGGACAGAAGCTAATCCATCATCTCGTGATTGGGACAGACCATAATTGAAGACACATGTTAATTATGTGTTTGTGATGGCTTTTGGTTTATACAACACTTTTGTCGATATGACTTACATTGTCTACTTTAAAGGAGTTATGTCGCTTAATCTTTTATCTGTTTGAAGAAAGAAAAAAAAAATAAAGCTCTTATGTCAATTAAGATGAACAATACAGAATTTCAGATAGGTAACACTTTTAGGACTTGTTTGAAAAATTATATATATTTTATTGATTCACAACATATGATATATATAGTAATATTTTGCAGAGTCATAAAATATGATCTAGTAGCATGTTCCTCTTTGTAATGTATGTGACACACTATTCTTCGTGCACAAACCTAGTTTTCGGACGAAACTAAGTTCAATCTGTTTTCCAGCGGCGCACACCGTCGGATTCTCTCATTGCAGCAAGTTTGCTAGCCGGATCCGGAACCGGGTTGACCCCACGATGAGCAAAACCTACGCTGCACAATTGCAACAACAGTGTCCGACGAACGTCGACCCTAACATAGCCGTCAACATGGACCCAAACACGCCCAGAACCTTTGACAATATGTACTACAAGAACCTTCAGCAGGGCAAAGGCTTGTTCACCTCAGATCAGGTACTTTTCACTGATACCAGGACCCGGTCCACTGTCAATACGTGGGCCTCAAACAATGCAGCTTTCCAAAAGGCCTTTATTAATGCCATGACAAAATTGGGCCGGGTCGGAGTCAAGACCGGCAGCAATGGTAATATTCGACGTGATTGTGCTGTTTTTAACTGACAGGAATGGTGAAAATGAATGTTGATTATGAAGTGAAAGTAGGAGATTTTACTCATACAATGAGGTTTTGTAATCTCAATAATTTCCAAATTATGGAGGTGGGGGGTGTATATTGAATAATGAACAAAAGTTCAAAGTGATAAAATCTTGGGTGAGACAGTTTGAAAGCAAAAGTGGATTTGAGTATGAATTCTTTATGATTTTATATTGGCTTAGTCTCGTTTCTTATCTGTATATGAGTATCGGTATGTGTCTTGAACTGTAATGAGGGCTTTCCTGCTGTTGTTTTAATAAATAAAGAATTAGACAATATTAGCTTTGAGTTTGAATGCTTTAAGATTTTATATTGGCTTAGTCTCGTTTCTTATTTGTATATGAGTATCGGTATGTGTTTTGAACTATAATGAGGGCTTTCTTGCTGTTTTTTTAATAAATAAAGGATTAGACGATATTAGCTTAGCTTCTAGGGTAAACAATTTAAGAAACGAGTTACACCTTGAAACCCGAAGGTGAAAAACATGTTAGGCTGTTAAAACTAGACTTAGAAGTTTCAGCTAGGACTAGGAGAACGCACTACGTAAGGGTGGAAATCGAATCAAATCAAAGTTAATGATAACCGAACAAAGTTAGTCCGTTCATAATCCGACCTCGAAGGAATTGCTGATCAATATGTTNNNNNNNNNNNNNNNNNNNNAAACTCGAAAAACAAATGGACGGACTGAATTCTGTCCGGTTCATGTTTATACCAGAAAAACACAATTTTGAGAGCCTTAACGATCACTAAATTGGCTGAAATTTTACAGAGATGATCTACATATGTCTAGAATGAAGTTTGAGGAAATTCGATTGGAAAGTTGTGCAAAAATAGAAATCCGCATCAAAAACTTTGGTGCGGACGTCCGTAGCAAAAAAGGGACTATATATATATACACACACGAGTTTTCGCCTCATTGTTTCGGTTTGCTGCATGAAACTCCATTATTTTCCGGCTTGACTATGTCTGATGCATTGATCTTCAGATGTCTTTCTTTATAATTTCAGTCTTGTAGACCCCAAATCCTAGTCACTGACACGAGAGGTTTGATTATTCAAGATGCTTATAGCTTTGTCATTTTCTTCCAAGACTTCAACTGATCTTTTGGTGAGGACGTGAGGTGATGTGTATGCAGCCATAAACAACTATACAAAGACTAACCAGTTTGGCAGTCAAATATTCATCATCTCAGCCATCCAGAAATAGTTTTGTATTCCACATCTTAATCAGGTGAAAATAGTGCACAAAAGGGTTTACTATTTGCTAATCTTCATCTTAATCAGGTGATGAGATATAGTCTCCAACATGGATTGGAATGAAGTGTGTGCAAGGTGCTAAGGTGTTATTGAACTCAGAATCTTATTAGGGTAAAAAAACATTCATCACGAAATTATTGCATATCACTTCATGTCTCCCTTTGGGCCACATTTCCAATCACATAAATGATCTTCAATAATCATTGCGATCAATTTCTGTATAAAACAAAATGCATATGATTCTACTTGGCAAAAACAGTTGAATTGACTGATGAATTATGCTGCAGCAACCATCATAGCATTCAAACACCAAACAAGTAGAATGGTATCTCAGTAGAATGCTGTCTTACATTAAAGAAACCCAGAATCAAATGTAGCAAAGAAACTCCACTATTACAGTTCTGGAGACTTTGAAGATAATAAATATCTCTCAAAGGAGTGCTACTGACCTGTTTGTTACAGGTGTATTCAAGTGGCCACTGTGTTTAATACCTTACACTGTCAAGATATAATCAGCTCTCTTTTTGTACAAATCTAACGCCTTCAACCCAAAATTTTCCATCCAATCTACTTATGTACTGTGGAGGTGGTTACCGGAACAACAATGTCAGGATCAGTGCTAGAATGTGTTCGACATAATAAGCATAACCTTACGGTTTGAACCAAAACATGTAGTAGTGTTTCAGTTGTCTTCTATGCATGCAAGCATACCTTCTCAAGTTTTGTTGGCCAATCTTCTCCAAGTAATTGAGGGTTCAAATCAAGTGCAGTCCGGAAGTCTAGTACAGATGCTGAATAAGGCCTGCTTGGTCTTTGTAAGTTTCTCATGTCATGGCTATGTTCTCTATCTATGTGTTTGTCCGGACACCTTGAACCAGCTAATTCCAAACAAGGCTTTATTAATCTCTTTAAGAAAGCATCAAGACCATTATTCAACAAGTTGGCACAATCCTCGGACATTTCCATTCCCTCCATTTCCAGCTTTTGCTTCAACCTCTTCCTTAAAGAACTAGTATCAGGTAACTCACCGCTGTCCAGACAAGTCTCGTTGTAACTAGCAGGGGCTGATCCTTTTATTAACAGTTTTTTTGCCCTTCCGGTGTTTAGTGGGATTCCAAGAGGAGCAGAAAGAGGTCTTATACAGTGGATGCTTGGACTGTCAGCAGCCTGATCAACCTCTTCCCCGTCTTCGTCTGAGCCTGGGGGCCTGCCACCCAAAGAAAGCAGCTCAGTTGCCCTTTCTTGTACTTGAATCTTCGCAATAGGAGCCTCAGAACTGGTTAAGCGATTCTTTGCCCTCCGATCACGGAGATTTGGAGTCCTCTCTTTTTTAGGCGATCTGGGGAAGTCTCTGCCTAACAATTGAAGACTACTTTTTTGATATCCATTTGCCACTTTTACATTAAGAGAACCAAAGCTGCTT encodes:
- the LOC101308709 gene encoding peroxidase 73-like yields the protein MDRFSLVLVWSLCLSLCMFSTPTSAQLKTNFYANICPNVESIVKSAVTKKFQQTFVTVPATIRLFFHDCFVQGCDASVIVASSGSNKAEKDHPDNLSLAGDGFDTVIKAKAAVDAVAQCRNKVSCADILALATRDAIVLSGGPSYPVELGRLDGLRSTSSSVNGKLPQPTFNVDQLTSMFKANGLDQTDMVALSAAHTVGFSHCSKFASRIRNRVDPTMSKTYAAQLQQQCPTNVDPNIAVNMDPNTPRTFDNMYYKNLQQGKGLFTSDQVLFTDTRTRSTVNTWASNNAAFQKAFINAMTKLGRVGVKTGSNGNIRRDCAVFN
- the LOC101309004 gene encoding uncharacterized protein LOC101309004, producing MPASRQFSRIDTSELKDQIVRRVGGPKADKYFNLLTRYLSLKIHKHDFDRLCIETIGKENVCLHNHLIRSILRNASLSKTPPSRKSSFGSLNVKVANGYQKSSLQLLGRDFPRSPKKERTPNLRDRRAKNRLTSSEAPIAKIQVQERATELLSLGGRPPGSDEDGEEVDQAADSPSIHCIRPLSAPLGIPLNTGRAKKLLIKGSAPASYNETCLDSGELPDTSSLRKRLKQKLEMEGMEMSEDCANLLNNGLDAFLKRLIKPCLELAGSRCPDKHIDREHSHDMRNLQRPSRPYSASVLDFRTALDLNPQLLGEDWPTKLEKVCLHA